In Mycoplasma suis str. Illinois, a single window of DNA contains:
- the ptsP gene encoding phosphoenolpyruvate--protein phosphotransferase has translation MSKFIKGLGIGEGVVVGKAYIFKKEELVFKKESDTSPENEYYYFQSVEEKAIKQIDNLIELASKNISEEKADIFRAHKELMKDEEIREEIKNILYEENCSLAWAIKTAYDKYVNIFENMEDRYFRERAADMRDLKERLLTIVLNVERSNLSEIDSECIVLANDLTPSETSLLNKKFIKGFVTEVGGVTSHSAIMAKTMGFPAIVSAQNITSQVENGEIIALDTQTGFVYHGFSSEEDPLLKEFREREKKFEETKKIWEEYKTKKCQTLDGKEIKILGNIGQPSDMKKVREFGGRGVGLFRTEFLYMKSPEWPSEETQYEAYKTTLTELSENETLTIRTLDIGGDKTLNYYTFPKEANPFLGYRAIRMSLKEKDSFITQLRAILRASCEGKIKIMFPMITTFEEFMEAKYLVEQVKIQLESEGYPIPSDIPVGLMIEVPSAALISDKLAKVADFFSIGSNDLIQYTNAVDRMSENINFLYQPNSPAILKLIGMVAKSAKEAGIDVSVCGEMASSAHSAILLVGLGIETLSMSAPSIPIIKRVLNNVHFSEIQKLAEKALELSTEEEIVRLTTKFLEENNILL, from the coding sequence ATGTCTAAATTTATCAAAGGATTAGGAATTGGGGAAGGGGTAGTTGTAGGTAAGGCTTACATATTCAAGAAAGAAGAGTTAGTATTCAAGAAAGAATCTGATACTAGTCCTGAAAATGAATACTACTACTTCCAAAGTGTGGAAGAAAAAGCTATTAAGCAAATTGACAATTTAATTGAATTAGCTTCTAAAAATATCTCCGAGGAAAAAGCAGATATTTTTAGAGCTCACAAAGAATTAATGAAAGATGAAGAAATAAGAGAAGAAATAAAGAATATTCTTTATGAAGAGAATTGCTCACTTGCGTGAGCAATTAAAACAGCTTATGACAAATATGTAAATATTTTTGAAAATATGGAAGATAGATACTTCCGAGAAAGAGCTGCAGACATGAGAGACTTGAAAGAAAGACTATTAACAATAGTCTTGAATGTAGAACGAAGTAATTTAAGTGAAATAGATAGTGAATGTATAGTACTTGCTAATGACTTGACTCCTAGCGAAACATCACTACTAAATAAGAAATTTATTAAGGGGTTTGTTACTGAAGTTGGAGGAGTAACAAGTCACTCAGCTATTATGGCTAAAACTATGGGATTCCCAGCTATAGTTTCAGCCCAAAATATTACTTCTCAAGTAGAAAATGGAGAAATAATAGCTCTAGATACACAAACAGGATTTGTGTATCATGGCTTCTCTTCAGAAGAAGATCCACTTCTAAAGGAATTCCGAGAAAGAGAGAAGAAATTTGAAGAAACTAAGAAAATATGGGAAGAATATAAGACTAAGAAGTGCCAAACACTTGATGGAAAGGAAATAAAAATATTAGGAAATATTGGTCAACCTTCTGATATGAAAAAAGTTAGAGAGTTCGGAGGAAGAGGAGTAGGTTTATTTAGAACCGAGTTTCTTTATATGAAGAGTCCTGAATGACCTTCAGAAGAAACTCAGTATGAAGCTTATAAGACTACTCTTACTGAGTTAAGTGAAAATGAAACCTTAACTATAAGAACACTAGATATAGGGGGAGATAAAACATTAAATTACTACACATTCCCTAAGGAAGCTAACCCATTCCTTGGTTATAGAGCTATAAGAATGAGTTTGAAAGAAAAAGATTCTTTCATAACTCAATTAAGAGCTATCCTTAGAGCTAGTTGTGAAGGAAAAATAAAAATTATGTTCCCAATGATAACTACATTTGAAGAATTTATGGAAGCTAAATATCTAGTTGAACAGGTAAAAATTCAACTTGAATCTGAAGGATATCCTATTCCTTCAGATATTCCTGTAGGATTAATGATTGAAGTTCCTTCAGCTGCACTTATTTCAGATAAGTTAGCTAAAGTAGCTGACTTCTTTTCTATTGGCTCGAATGACTTAATCCAATACACAAATGCTGTGGACAGAATGTCCGAAAATATTAATTTCCTTTACCAACCTAATTCCCCAGCTATTCTGAAATTAATTGGTATGGTTGCTAAGTCAGCTAAGGAAGCTGGAATAGATGTGAGTGTGTGTGGTGAAATGGCTAGTTCAGCTCATTCAGCTATTCTTCTAGTAGGTTTGGGAATTGAAACTCTTTCAATGTCAGCTCCTTCAATCCCAATTATTAAGAGAGTTCTTAATAATGTTCACTTCAGTGAAATTCAAAAGTTGGCTGAAAAAGCTCTAGAACTTTCTACAGAAGAAGAAATAGTTAGATTAACTACCAAGTTCTTAGAAGAAAATAATATTCTTCTATAA
- a CDS encoding GTPase, producing the protein MPYLSLIILLVDSRVLDLDRIYLSEIRKRWPKKNILPIYTKSDLSLGVKHKNSFNLLQPSSRRKLIKLIREEIEKSDLDDKERTNSAIVMGGANSGKSSFINLLVGRKKAKKSPEPGTTRALSRHKIPSTNLIIYDSPGIFPPNLGRNSKTLFQLLNFLPSTPDSRENYSEWAFEYLKENYPEKIVLLSSNENQESLESYDSFIRSLAEKYKLLEKKGELSLFRAEQKFVELIRKGAIGRITWKIYNS; encoded by the coding sequence ATGCCCTACTTATCACTAATAATTCTTTTAGTTGATAGTAGGGTATTAGATCTAGATAGGATATATCTTTCTGAAATCAGAAAGAGATGACCTAAAAAAAATATACTTCCCATTTATACTAAGTCAGACTTATCTTTAGGAGTTAAACATAAGAACTCCTTTAACTTGCTTCAGCCAAGTTCAAGGAGAAAACTAATTAAGTTAATTAGAGAAGAAATTGAAAAGTCTGACTTAGATGACAAAGAGAGAACTAATTCCGCTATTGTTATGGGAGGAGCCAATAGCGGAAAATCTAGCTTTATTAATTTACTAGTAGGAAGAAAAAAAGCTAAAAAATCTCCAGAGCCCGGAACTACTCGGGCTCTTTCTAGACACAAAATTCCCTCAACTAACTTAATAATTTATGACAGTCCTGGAATTTTTCCCCCAAATTTGGGAAGAAATTCCAAAACACTCTTTCAACTCTTAAACTTTCTCCCTTCAACTCCAGACTCTAGAGAAAATTACTCAGAATGAGCTTTTGAATATCTCAAAGAGAACTATCCAGAAAAAATAGTTCTCTTAAGTTCTAACGAAAATCAAGAAAGTTTAGAGAGCTATGATAGTTTCATAAGATCGTTAGCTGAAAAATATAAATTACTAGAAAAGAAAGGGGAACTTTCTTTATTTAGAGCTGAACAAAAATTTGTTGAGCTCATAAGAAAAGGAGCTATTGGAAGAATCACTTGAAAGATATATAATAGCTAA
- the rpsT gene encoding 30S ribosomal protein S20, translating into MASKKKKVNSRERSRKKELKKEKIRYELRRKVKKSIKKQISNLFPVASRASEEVISPKLLLEKKKALSELYKTLDSKQSKGLITKGRVNRLKSRCTIKFNKLFLNQESKNT; encoded by the coding sequence ATGGCTTCAAAGAAAAAGAAAGTAAATTCAAGAGAAAGATCCAGAAAGAAAGAGCTAAAAAAAGAAAAAATTAGATATGAACTTAGAAGAAAAGTTAAGAAGTCTATTAAGAAACAAATATCTAATCTTTTCCCTGTAGCTTCAAGAGCTTCTGAAGAAGTTATTAGTCCGAAATTACTTCTAGAAAAGAAAAAAGCTCTTTCAGAGCTTTACAAGACTCTTGATAGCAAGCAAAGTAAGGGGTTAATAACTAAAGGAAGAGTTAATAGACTTAAGTCAAGATGTACTATCAAATTCAATAAATTGTTCCTAAATCAAGAGTCTAAAAATACCTAA
- a CDS encoding TatD family hydrolase has translation MTKENRVFETHIHLSHIENNLELRKRILFESSFFYLNVATTLAESSVVVKQSREFSNVFAAVGVHPLYLDSLEKKEEVLSSLQDLINKNREKIVAIGEVGLDFFKTNSPEDWEIQKKWFREYIELSIRNKLPLVLHLRNAYSEALKILREYSNLRGIIHSFDGNMDELKQFLSLDGEWFISFSPLVFRNFSKFRELIKWIDIKKVLVESDSPYLAQNQCVCRAILRLISDWKNLKLIEVKKTVFENSLRVFQLDIEKQ, from the coding sequence TTGACTAAGGAGAATAGAGTATTTGAAACTCACATTCACCTTAGTCATATTGAAAATAATTTAGAGCTTAGAAAGCGAATTCTATTTGAATCTTCTTTCTTCTATTTAAATGTAGCTACTACACTTGCAGAATCAAGTGTAGTAGTAAAGCAATCTAGAGAGTTTTCTAATGTATTTGCTGCTGTAGGAGTTCATCCCCTTTATCTAGATAGTCTAGAAAAGAAAGAAGAAGTTTTGTCAAGTCTGCAAGACTTGATAAATAAGAATAGAGAAAAAATAGTAGCTATTGGGGAAGTTGGTTTAGATTTCTTTAAAACCAATTCCCCAGAAGACTGGGAAATTCAAAAGAAGTGATTTAGAGAATACATTGAATTATCTATTAGAAATAAATTACCTTTAGTGCTTCACTTAAGAAATGCTTATAGTGAAGCACTAAAAATACTTAGAGAGTATTCCAATTTAAGGGGAATAATTCATTCTTTTGATGGAAATATGGATGAATTAAAACAATTCCTATCACTAGATGGAGAATGATTTATTTCATTCTCCCCACTAGTTTTTAGGAATTTTTCTAAATTTAGGGAATTAATAAAGTGAATAGATATTAAAAAAGTGTTAGTTGAGAGTGATTCTCCTTATTTGGCTCAGAATCAATGTGTTTGCAGAGCTATTTTGAGATTAATTTCAGATTGAAAAAATCTGAAATTAATTGAAGTAAAGAAAACAGTATTTGAAAATAGTTTGAGAGTTTTTCAATTAGATATTGAAAAACAATAA
- a CDS encoding aspartyl/glutamyl-tRNA amidotransferase subunit B codes for MSLTSKSKRTTKSTKTSSSSKDIPAVTSSTTSSNTVKKPKATPKVSFRLKMGLEIHATLLTERKAFVNIPVTSSSFTSLGLLGTLPQINTEAIRLVLKLSKALNVEIPSEIEFVRKSYFYFDLPKGYQITQKQNPFAKKGYVFLPKSIKKIGISAVSLEEDTAAHGEGEEENVHILLPERLGNPLVEIATEPELRTSEEVLECIKWIRFLLFYLNISKAEMEHGNFRVDLNISLEGDKNKPLTGRAEVKNLASLRAIADAIPAVQEYFLEQIKNKDRDLFEDKTFKWDDKKAELIVMRKKTSSEDYLLVPESCIPTIKLSDKEIKKITKDCESHKLVSLFESIQESSLASREQEEIIDNYEFFRSCLQVREVLGEWSNAFFALKIFNSVGGKISKVKNLIDFLNQLLKALKLKEFGRDFKFNNLKIRESCKKLIGNNPNIKSVVTYYLDSPKIEKQEIIGFCESVLSEQNQELHKLADRPDRLTSFLIGRIKKQYGKEVEVKDISNIISSNISQWMEKYFPSPEKEILEENKS; via the coding sequence GTGTCTTTAACTTCTAAAAGTAAAAGAACTACTAAGTCTACTAAGACTTCTTCTAGTAGTAAAGATATTCCTGCTGTAACTTCTTCCACTACCTCTTCTAATACTGTTAAGAAACCTAAAGCTACTCCCAAAGTTAGCTTTAGGTTAAAGATGGGATTAGAAATTCATGCAACTCTTCTTACTGAAAGGAAAGCTTTTGTAAATATTCCAGTAACTTCTTCTTCATTTACTTCTCTCGGACTTTTAGGAACATTACCTCAAATAAATACTGAGGCAATTAGATTAGTTCTAAAGCTTTCAAAAGCTTTGAATGTAGAAATTCCTTCAGAAATTGAATTTGTCAGAAAATCATATTTCTACTTCGATCTTCCTAAGGGATATCAAATAACTCAAAAACAAAATCCCTTCGCTAAAAAGGGATATGTTTTTTTACCTAAATCAATTAAGAAAATAGGAATTTCTGCAGTATCCCTAGAGGAAGATACTGCAGCACATGGAGAAGGAGAAGAAGAAAATGTGCACATTCTTCTTCCAGAAAGATTAGGTAATCCACTAGTTGAAATTGCAACTGAACCGGAACTTAGAACTTCCGAGGAAGTTCTAGAGTGTATTAAGTGAATAAGATTCCTTCTTTTCTACTTAAATATCTCTAAAGCTGAAATGGAACATGGTAATTTCAGAGTTGACTTAAATATTTCACTTGAGGGAGATAAAAATAAACCATTAACTGGAAGAGCAGAAGTGAAAAATTTAGCTTCTCTTAGAGCGATAGCCGACGCTATTCCTGCAGTCCAAGAATATTTCTTGGAGCAAATAAAAAATAAAGATAGAGATTTATTTGAAGACAAAACATTTAAGTGAGATGACAAAAAAGCTGAACTAATTGTTATGAGAAAGAAAACAAGTAGTGAAGATTATCTACTTGTTCCTGAAAGTTGTATTCCAACAATTAAGTTAAGTGATAAAGAGATAAAGAAAATAACTAAAGATTGTGAGTCTCACAAACTTGTTTCACTATTTGAATCCATACAGGAAAGCTCATTAGCTTCTAGAGAACAAGAAGAAATAATTGATAATTATGAATTCTTTAGAAGTTGCCTTCAAGTAAGGGAAGTATTAGGTGAGTGATCTAATGCTTTCTTTGCTTTAAAGATTTTTAACTCCGTTGGAGGAAAAATCTCAAAAGTAAAGAATTTAATAGATTTTCTAAATCAATTACTTAAAGCCCTTAAATTAAAAGAATTTGGGAGAGACTTTAAATTCAATAACTTAAAGATCAGAGAAAGTTGCAAAAAATTAATAGGAAATAATCCAAATATTAAGTCAGTTGTAACTTACTATTTGGATTCTCCAAAAATAGAGAAACAAGAAATTATTGGTTTCTGTGAGTCTGTTCTTTCAGAACAAAATCAAGAATTACACAAATTGGCCGATAGACCAGACAGACTTACTTCTTTTTTAATTGGAAGAATTAAAAAACAATATGGAAAAGAAGTAGAAGTAAAAGATATAAGCAATATCATTTCTTCTAATATTTCTCAGTGAATGGAAAAATATTTCCCTTCCCCAGAAAAAGAAATATTAGAAGAAAATAAAAGTTAA
- a CDS encoding HU family DNA-binding protein codes for MLKKDELIKHLADKCGCTQNNVASVLREYQYLILENLKKEGKVNVLEFGSFEVVKRSARTGINPQTKAKIDIPEKEVPRLKASKKFKEFVSGQVKDIFTFNF; via the coding sequence ATGTTGAAGAAAGACGAATTAATAAAGCACCTAGCGGATAAGTGTGGTTGCACTCAAAATAATGTTGCTAGTGTTTTAAGAGAATATCAATATCTAATTCTTGAAAACCTAAAGAAGGAAGGAAAAGTTAATGTTCTTGAATTTGGTTCTTTTGAAGTTGTAAAAAGATCTGCAAGAACAGGTATTAATCCTCAAACTAAGGCAAAGATTGATATTCCTGAAAAAGAAGTTCCAAGATTGAAAGCTTCAAAGAAGTTTAAGGAATTTGTTTCCGGACAAGTTAAAGACATCTTCACATTTAACTTTTAG
- a CDS encoding phosphotransferase — protein sequence MAKEIAKKFFLDHFPKYRSQIRSFKKILVGFSNQIFKITLLEGKTFKVRIAENNHLISRKNECEVLKLIKDPYLIYYDESTGNAIYDWVEGDQLKARFIDKKTLKKVIELASKYHSVPSDQLGNIELHDHFDFSSKIDKDREEYQKYFPIYKELIEKHKDLPRVLTHNDISLKNLIHSEDEEGNEKLVLIDYEWARLNTIYWEYGNFAKEAQLSKEKIVQLAELLKLDAEILVDFAFVATFYSWQLSFSWDRSERLEKYRSKLILQLEKYLEIKEEFVN from the coding sequence ATGGCTAAGGAAATAGCAAAGAAATTTTTCCTTGACCATTTTCCTAAATATAGATCTCAAATTAGAAGTTTCAAAAAGATATTAGTAGGGTTTTCTAATCAAATATTCAAAATAACCCTACTAGAGGGAAAGACATTTAAGGTAAGAATAGCTGAAAATAATCACCTTATTTCTAGAAAGAATGAGTGTGAAGTACTTAAGTTAATAAAAGATCCTTACTTAATCTACTATGATGAGTCAACTGGAAATGCCATTTATGACTGAGTTGAAGGAGATCAGCTCAAAGCAAGATTTATTGATAAAAAAACACTCAAAAAAGTTATTGAGTTAGCAAGTAAATATCACTCAGTTCCCAGTGATCAACTGGGAAATATAGAGTTACATGATCATTTTGATTTTTCCTCAAAAATAGATAAAGATAGGGAAGAATATCAAAAATATTTCCCTATCTATAAAGAGCTAATAGAAAAACATAAAGATCTTCCGAGAGTATTGACTCACAATGATATAAGTCTCAAAAACTTAATTCACTCTGAGGATGAGGAAGGAAATGAAAAATTAGTTCTCATAGATTATGAATGAGCAAGACTAAATACTATTTATTGAGAATATGGTAATTTCGCTAAAGAAGCTCAGCTTTCTAAGGAAAAAATAGTTCAACTAGCTGAGCTTCTAAAGTTAGATGCCGAAATATTAGTTGACTTTGCATTTGTAGCTACTTTTTATTCTTGACAACTAAGTTTCAGTTGGGATAGATCGGAAAGGTTGGAAAAATATAGAAGTAAATTAATACTTCAATTAGAGAAGTATTTAGAAATCAAAGAAGAATTTGTCAATTAG
- a CDS encoding amidase family protein → MKQRRESKLWRILWGYDWKLLSSIPDEAIEGPSDWKKLVSKTLKSTKWSRFFNTLFHSNSPSINYLTYSLKNSIYIKDSQCTGSSSALVNPDHYPPKSSTIHELLSKTKAIHLITSSLDEFGMGAAGVFGHKGRITQPLSPKRVIGGSSSGSAYLLSKKLIDFSIVTDTGGSARVPASYNSLYGFKPSFGLVSREGILPLCTLLDTPSIMAHSVETIAKVLSVISAPDPADLTTIKTVKKSYYPLNIKNPLEALEKLPKNHKNIKKITFVAIKEASEAGNRPFNKREKKIRKEFQRLLGRLRFAPNTTVSVSTIDWPPIYLTELIYKIVAFSELVTHYLSLSGIVNPWIRGDYYEDNISKKKKQEEDSRLKLLKVSTYYSYDSEKIRAKMGSEVKRRHLLGFFFLYGDNRVNIYKKARKIISLYKKRLSELLSRGEIIISPTTEDIAPLSKTYSPIYFKDSFQSLVLLANFCGLPAISIPWLHYKSKLDSSKVFMGLHLISNYREDKYLLSVVSFLEKSGII, encoded by the coding sequence ATAAAACAAAGAAGAGAAAGTAAACTCTGGAGAATCCTTTGAGGTTATGACTGGAAATTACTATCCTCAATTCCTGATGAGGCAATTGAAGGTCCTTCTGATTGAAAAAAATTAGTATCAAAAACTTTAAAGTCCACAAAGTGATCTAGATTTTTTAATACTCTTTTTCATTCGAATTCTCCCTCAATAAACTATCTAACTTACTCTCTAAAGAATTCAATATATATAAAAGATAGTCAGTGCACTGGCTCTTCCAGTGCACTAGTAAATCCAGATCATTATCCCCCAAAATCTTCTACCATTCATGAGCTTTTGTCAAAAACAAAAGCTATTCACTTAATAACTTCATCTCTAGATGAATTTGGGATGGGAGCTGCAGGAGTCTTTGGGCATAAAGGTAGAATTACTCAACCACTCTCTCCAAAGAGAGTTATAGGAGGATCAAGTTCAGGATCAGCTTATCTTCTTTCTAAAAAATTAATTGACTTTTCAATTGTTACTGATACAGGAGGATCGGCTAGAGTTCCAGCTTCCTATAACTCTTTATATGGATTCAAACCATCATTTGGATTAGTTTCTAGAGAGGGAATTCTCCCTCTCTGCACATTATTAGATACCCCCTCTATAATGGCTCATTCTGTAGAGACAATAGCTAAAGTTCTTAGTGTTATTTCTGCTCCTGATCCGGCAGACTTAACAACAATAAAGACAGTAAAAAAATCATATTATCCACTAAATATAAAGAATCCTCTGGAAGCTTTAGAAAAGCTTCCTAAAAATCACAAAAATATAAAAAAAATTACTTTTGTAGCCATTAAGGAAGCTTCTGAGGCTGGAAATAGACCTTTTAATAAGAGGGAAAAGAAAATAAGAAAAGAATTTCAAAGATTACTTGGAAGACTTAGATTTGCCCCAAATACAACTGTTTCAGTTTCAACAATAGATTGACCTCCAATCTATTTAACAGAACTTATATATAAGATTGTTGCATTTAGTGAGTTAGTTACTCATTATTTATCTCTAAGTGGGATAGTCAACCCCTGAATTAGGGGTGATTATTATGAAGACAATATATCTAAAAAGAAAAAGCAAGAAGAAGATAGTAGATTAAAACTACTAAAAGTAAGTACCTACTATTCCTATGATAGTGAGAAAATTAGAGCCAAAATGGGCTCAGAAGTAAAAAGAAGACACTTACTAGGTTTCTTCTTTTTATATGGAGATAATAGAGTAAATATATATAAAAAGGCTAGAAAAATAATTTCTCTTTATAAGAAGAGACTTTCTGAATTACTTTCTAGGGGAGAAATAATTATTTCTCCCACAACAGAAGATATAGCTCCTCTTTCAAAAACTTATTCTCCTATTTATTTCAAAGATAGTTTTCAGTCACTAGTTCTATTAGCTAACTTCTGCGGGCTTCCAGCTATTTCTATACCTTGACTTCACTATAAATCAAAGTTAGATTCTTCTAAGGTATTTATGGGGCTTCACTTAATTTCTAATTACAGAGAAGATAAATATCTTCTCTCTGTAGTATCTTTTCTAGAAAAAAGTGGAATTATTTAG
- a CDS encoding HU family DNA-binding protein — MTKLELLVKISGETGLTKDQIDSVLKAYQAITIAEMKEQGEVNVLEIGKIKISRRPERKGVNFMTKEPMVIPAANVAKFSFSKKLKEAASESKLPAAKK, encoded by the coding sequence ATGACAAAGTTAGAATTATTAGTGAAGATTTCCGGAGAAACCGGATTGACAAAAGATCAAATCGATTCAGTTCTAAAAGCTTACCAAGCAATTACAATTGCAGAAATGAAAGAACAAGGAGAAGTTAATGTTCTTGAAATTGGAAAAATCAAAATTTCAAGAAGACCTGAAAGAAAAGGAGTTAACTTTATGACAAAAGAACCTATGGTTATTCCAGCAGCTAATGTTGCTAAGTTTTCTTTCTCAAAGAAACTAAAGGAAGCTGCTTCTGAAAGTAAGTTGCCAGCTGCTAAGAAATAG
- the der gene encoding ribosome biogenesis GTPase Der, which yields MSTRRDKKLPKVLIVGATNVGKSQLFNRLIGDRHSIVLNRKSITRDLVMRKTKLKDQHEVILIDSGGYSEELSPNFQSEINQLLINQLKESTIILFMFSKVDGIRAVEWKLSKLIHRYANCPVILAANKIDSNKEEGRWKEHANSLGFGSPILISAEHDINIYELIDKICNFILGDEKQQRELEEELIEEDTEVKLGIVGKVNVGKSSLANALLSSNAIIVSPIEGTTVDLVEYSISHNGKTYLLIDSPGWKKMKKEGLRNEELDHLCWVRSKKAIKAANILLFVIDPSQPINHLDEKVAKEIFESNLPVVIVANKWDLMSYHPDCQQKQKEFEAQVRKKFYFLPWAPIIFISAMYSKKLENVFKALSIVQAEISRLFPAGQLSSFLGRANLLLLGAKKTITLENISQVKSSIPTFIIQCSNPDNITTQQMRLVETQFRNYFNLRYSPLKIYYKKR from the coding sequence ATGTCAACAAGAAGAGATAAGAAATTACCTAAAGTACTAATAGTTGGTGCTACAAATGTAGGTAAATCCCAATTATTTAACAGACTTATAGGAGATAGACATTCTATTGTTTTGAATAGAAAGTCTATCACTAGAGACTTAGTTATGAGAAAAACTAAGTTGAAAGATCAACATGAAGTAATACTAATTGATAGTGGAGGTTACTCTGAAGAGTTGTCTCCAAACTTTCAAAGTGAGATTAATCAATTATTGATTAATCAATTGAAAGAATCAACAATTATTCTCTTTATGTTTTCCAAAGTAGATGGAATTAGGGCAGTAGAGTGAAAACTATCTAAATTAATACATAGATATGCTAACTGTCCAGTAATACTGGCAGCTAACAAAATAGATTCCAATAAAGAAGAAGGTAGATGAAAAGAACATGCTAACTCTCTAGGTTTTGGTTCTCCTATATTGATATCTGCAGAGCACGATATCAATATATATGAATTAATAGATAAGATTTGTAACTTTATTCTCGGAGACGAAAAGCAACAAAGAGAGTTAGAAGAAGAATTAATTGAAGAAGATACTGAAGTTAAGTTAGGGATAGTTGGAAAAGTAAATGTAGGTAAGTCTTCTTTAGCCAACGCATTACTCTCAAGTAATGCAATAATAGTATCCCCAATAGAGGGAACTACTGTAGACCTAGTTGAATACAGTATTTCTCATAATGGGAAAACTTATTTATTAATAGATAGTCCTGGATGAAAAAAGATGAAAAAAGAAGGACTTAGAAATGAAGAATTAGATCATCTTTGCTGAGTCAGATCTAAAAAAGCTATAAAGGCAGCAAATATTCTTTTATTTGTTATAGATCCTTCTCAACCAATAAATCACTTGGATGAGAAGGTAGCTAAAGAAATATTTGAATCTAACTTACCTGTAGTCATAGTAGCTAATAAGTGGGACTTAATGAGCTACCATCCTGACTGTCAGCAAAAGCAAAAAGAATTTGAAGCTCAAGTAAGAAAGAAGTTCTACTTTCTTCCATGAGCTCCAATTATTTTTATTAGTGCAATGTATTCCAAGAAGCTTGAAAATGTATTTAAAGCTCTGTCTATTGTTCAGGCAGAGATATCTAGATTATTTCCTGCAGGACAATTATCTAGCTTCTTAGGAAGAGCTAATTTGCTCTTACTAGGGGCTAAGAAGACTATTACACTGGAAAATATTTCTCAGGTAAAGTCTTCAATTCCAACATTTATTATTCAATGCTCAAATCCTGACAATATCACTACACAACAGATGAGATTAGTGGAAACTCAATTCAGAAATTACTTCAATTTGAGATACTCTCCACTAAAGATTTATTACAAAAAAAGATAA